The window gaggtacatcaagtgtatcaatcaaatatattgaGTGTATCAAGGGATGTATTAtgtgtatcagacgtgtataaggtaTATCAAACGTATATTATTAACAATGACATTTGagacattttacctcttgatgtgtgggCTGAGCttcgtttttgtcattttcgcaaataataaaatgtatgtgctatgaacttaattattataacttattttgccatttttgcaagtgttcctattttttttctagttaGTTCACTAAATTAGTAAATTCCTTCTCTATGCAACGggggagaaaaagaagagaaaaaaaaacccaaccAAATCCATGTTAACCCGACTCGAAGTTGGGTCAGGCCACAATAGAAAAGGACCCGTATATTTTGAGTCAGGtcatatttgaagaaaaagttttgctaccattgtttttcatatttgtcatttgttatttttaatattgcgAGACCATTATTcacttcacttctttttcttcttgtttgggatttattcttcttcttttcatacTATTACTTCTCATTCTTCATATTCTCACttcttctcttgttttttattttttcatttcctcttctggaatttttcttttttctttatttctcatattcttttcttctttttcatacaAGATCAAAACAATATCTAAATTGTTCGTTGTCTATTTCAGATAAATAGAGATAGACAACTATCACTAACaatacacaatcgtttagactAAAATTGCAAGGGTACAAGATTGCATAGCAAGATCGTTTAGGCTGGATACAAGACCTATcattttggttgaaaatagtttagatGTTTAGACTTGGTACaatggtacaagatcgtttaaactAGGTACAATGGTACAAGTTCGTTTAAACtaggtacaagatcgtttttTCACATAAATGTGACCAATTAATTATgggatatttttgttattttatgttgTGGGCTTGtggatatttttcttttccaaaattgttttatatactGTAAATACTTTTGTGtgttgttctatttttttttttaaaaaaaccctaaactatATTATGACTTTATTGAAAAtacttcaaataaaattgaacttttgaatgtaaaaacacaaaaacagAATTGTGACTAGTGTAAAAATACCCTATTTTAACCCTAAAAGAGTTAAGAGGTACCAAATCAGttcatataaaagaaattaaagatatgtatagataataattaaagCAGGATGCGAAcattattgaaattgatattattatcTTTACCATTATAATAGCATTCTTCAAAGTACACACAACAATGGAGGTTAAGAGGGAAAGCCATCTTATTTAAGATATTAATTTGAAGAACCAATCCAAAGTtggtatattatattatgtttgtCGTTCAATTGTTGGAAAGGTAAGCATCCACATCTTTGCATATTTTAACTCCAAATTGAAGATAGTCATTTGGTGGAgccacattttcatttgactTCACAAACTCCAAACACCAATTCACTGAGCTGTTCCCACTGCTTCCACCATCAGTCACTTCAATTTTCACTTTGAACATATCAAAGTCTTTGAACAGATCTCCTTCAAGACATTCATAGATGATTGTTTTGTTGGCCTCATCCACAAGTAGTTTCATCTTTACTTCAACTGCCCTACCtgtgtatgtatatgtttCCAACCCCATATCAATGGTTAAATCATCATCCAATCCAAAAACTGAGTTATTAGGTCGAACACAAATTAAAGAAGACATTAACCATGCATACATCATttgtaaattgaaaaatactaatgtaaatattaaattgtaaGTTTGGCTTAGGAATTTTGAGATTAACATTCTATTAACAAGAGGTAATCAGTCACGACTTAATTTTTGtgtcaataattttttaatattcaaatttgtatctaatagatcattgatatgttattgAAGAATTTATTggatataaaattgaagtttaaaaactttattatagaCGTAAACTTTAATATAATTGTACCGTTCCATAcaattgtatatttaaaaaattgatggcAGACAGTGAGGGATCAAAATAAGACTTATTCATATCTATTAAACTATAACATTTATtagatacaaatttaaaagtttaaacacttaataatttaaatttaaatcaaaagtaaacttttaaattaatacacctgcttcataaaaaaattaaattaaccttATTCTTATCCGtataaatatagtttattatttaatttacttttctttttattttggtatataaTGCGTTTGgtttaaatatatgtttactttctaaactttgatattatGTCATGTAGTCCCCGGGCTTTTGAAATAGTCCAATGAGTTGCCCAATCTTTACCTTTTAATTCAATACGTAGatttaaaaagtatctaaTAGCCAAAATGTGACATTTGTATGTTTCATGGATAATAGTTCTTCCGTTCAATTCTCTATCCAAGTTGTACTTGataagacttttttttctaataagaGTATATAATATGTtcctaaacataaaaatttagaaaattgcatcaaatgacaaaaacatttagaaaaagaaacagcTCATGATACCTGTTTTTTTGCATACTGCGAATATGACAATATTAGTGATATGAGACGACTATCAAGCAGTGATCATAGGATTTCGAAGGGCTATTGGTAATGATAAgattatcgacttttaaatttattatatttataatttagaaatgaCATGAGCTcaattatcataaatattttttcactatttttggAAAGATCCTACAAAATCTTCCTTCTAGatcattatctttttttttaatttttaaattgttttaaaaaacctcAAATCTAGTAGGACacaaatttaatgtttaaaatatggaatatatttgtaaatttaaaacaaaattaatgtgaaaaaaaatcaaagaactaattttaaaaacgatTAGAATTTACTAGTGTACATCTTCAATATGGTAGATGTGAGACATTAGGGTGTCTCTTTTTtctcacaaaataaaaaaaatgaaactggcaaaaatcatttgaaattagTTGTGGAgcagagaagaagagaaggagaagaagaacaagagaCGGATCTCACCGAAACCAATGTCATATTTCCAGATGGAGACACTGCCATGAGTGAAACTATTTCCTTCCACAAACTTATAGCTCTCAACGTTTCCAGCGAACATTCGAGGAAAATAGTCcattttgttcttgaaaaaCTCAAAGAATTTCTCCCCAGATGACTTCAGCTGCACCTTCTCAGCAATCTTAGCAATCTGAgccattttttcaaacttcttttttaagatgattatataattatttattatgatCTCTCTGTTCATATCCATGCCCAAAGGAGCAGCGTTTTTATACCCAAAATGTGGGCAGTTCATTGATGGTGACTTTTGATTCTTCTTGTCCTTTATTTTTGCCTAAATTTATATGTGATTATATGGTAATCTTCCATATATATCTCTTGTATGGTATATTTATACCAAGCTTTGTATGCAGAAATCAATAAGCAAAGATATGTTTTTCTATAAGGGGTTTTTCATGGTATCATAGAGATctcaaaagtaataaattcttttagaaatacCTTACCTTTTCAATGACCACCTCCAGCGCTCCGATTCTGACCCCACCCCTACCATCTTTTATCTCCATCCGAATCTTCACCTTCAGGAAACACTTATGTTCACATTTCTACTATTTTCTTGCCGTCCAACATTTGTAACCTTGTGCCCATTCGTCTGGATTCCACCAATTATGTTATCTACCATTATCAAATCTCATCCATGCAAAAAGCTCACTCTCTATTTTGTCATCTTGACAGTTCTCTTCCCTGTCACATCGCTCCAGCCACCTCTAAAACCAACCCTAAACATCTTCAATGGGTCTCTTATAACGAGGTCCTTATTACCTTAATCAATGCTACCTTGCCAGCCTCTACGCTTGTTCATGTTGTTTATTCTCACTACAATAACAACTATCTACTACCATAATTTTGTGTacattagaaaatgaaaggaagaaaaaaaactgtcacaaaaagtaaaaatacgCGTTTTTAGCGAAAAAATGCGAAAATTTTTTAATAGCATTTTTTGAGATAGTTATTTGATGTCGTAGAAgatacataaaataattttttccagATCAaaatttttctcaaattaaaaaccttCATTCCCCCAGTGAAGCAGCCATGTCCAAACGCGAAGAAGGCCATCTCTGGACGACGTCTGTTCCCGTCACCACCACACCACCCTCTCATTCCCGTCTCCTCATTCTAGCGCCGCCGCAACCTCCTTTACCGGATGACAAAACCTCCTTTGTCATAACCTGTGTTCAATTCGTGTCTGCCATCTCCAATCTGCCGCAATCTCTTTAACGTTCAAACCATGGTCGTCACCTCCTCTGCCGATAAGTCATTtgttccttttctctttctctttctccgTGAAGTTGTTCCCTGTCACTATTTCCCTCAACTCCATGGGTCGTCGGTAAGGTctgaaattttcaatttcgtCTGAATTCTCTCTTTTGGGAAAACACCCCTACACGATGTATGTGaaataaatgttgaatttttctttaacttaaattagacaaaaaaaaaatgttaagacTTGAAGGTAGAGCaagacaaaaaggaaaaaggtcTTCAAAATGCCCTTCATATGTTTAGGTTTATGAGATGTTTATTTAAGGAAATAATTTGggtttatgatatatattcttttattattatttgacacCTCCCCttgttttaactttatataatattattttggtgaTGTGCTTTCTTGGTTTTCTGCTGTCCATTTTTCATGACAAGATTGTTCTTTAGTGTTTAAGGGAACCTAATACTTCATCATCCTTAGTTGAGAAAGAGTTTTATAACTCAAATTTAGGAGGAGCCTAAAAGTAAGTATTTGTTGATGGCAGTAGATAGTGTCTTTATTGATCAAATTGTGAGGTctaattgaatttctttcaactttaaattttgcttCAATCTTTCTGTCTTagtattttcaaactttttgtcattgatgttttaattttactttatttattttagtttgctATACTTGTGCATAAACAAATTTGTGGATTTTAATGTTAATATGTGTAATCttcaaaatattgttgtttgcTGATGGAAGCACCAATTGGCATTTGACTTCTTTGCTTGTTGGTACTTACTTTTATATACTCAACACTCTTTCTTATTTGTAACTTGAGAACATCATAAAATGTTTgctacattttttataattgaaattttgatgtttttttttcttctctttttgggagaagaaaaaggaagaagtaAAACATTtcgtgttttattttatatttcactacaaattacataaatgtaacaaGCGTAATTTAGTGGGAAAAAATTTGCATATAGAAAGTGTTTGTGAAAATGtatgagagagaaaaacaatgTCTCTTAGAGATGTGGATTGTAGCTCTGTTTTATACAATTTGTTTTCTAAGCATATTTTGACTGTGGAACTAGAAAGGAACTTTTGGAATCCAACTCATTTGCTTTAATTGCACAAATTGCTAGTGGAAGGATTTGACTGCAACTCATGCAGTCTAAATAATggattgttattattattagtctATCTGTCCCATTCTAgtgtaaaatattattagaaaCTTCTTGCCATGAGTTTGTTATTTACCCACTAGCTTTTCATGGTTGAATTTTCATGTCTATTTGAACTATCAACCCAAATTTGTAACTTCAATGTTGGGGTTTTGGTGAAAGAAAATGCTAGAACCTGAATTTGAACTGAACTGTATACTTACTAATCTCTAAAATGTATACTTACTAATCTCTGAAATGTATACTTATTAATCTCTAAAATGTATGGTAGTGTGATCTACAACAGTTTCACAATGATTCTAATGATTAAGAAATGGTGgagtttaaaagaaagaagttgaaatttCCAAGAAACAAGCAAACATAGTAAAGGAGAAAATGGGAAATGGTGAAATGAACGAGTTGCactaaaattcaagttttgaCCGTTTCCATCTCTTTGCTGCCTTTTCATACTTCAGAGGGAGAGttagtttcttgtttttgttattgtttttttttctttgtccatattgatttgttttatatcAAGCAATTAAGTTGAAATAGCATTCAAGTctgttaattgaaaaatattgatcattattatttaattcttgttttttgtttactaTGATTTCGGGGTTCTATTCTCTATTATTGTGCAAGGACTACTCTGGTCAGTTACATTTCTATATCTTTGCTGAAGACATGATAGTGATAATGGTGGTTTGAACATTTGATTTGAGAATGATTATAACACTAcctcttgaaattttttcatgtaagttcttctcttcaataattaaatatcttcTAAGATAATGAACATAAATTGcatattttattagataagaTGATAGATACGTGTTAAatcttttcttgtttattgAACACATGGATGGGTGGGTATGAATGAGAGAGTCCACGATATAATGAATACTTTAGTGAGTCATGTTGGATTGTCAGCAGAAGCCATTTTTTCTAGGATTTTCTGGTGACTAAGTTTCATTTCTACATAACCAAGAATTAGAACCATAcataaaatctaaatctaTACTAAAGCATAATCATGAATGATAAAAGTGGTGGTGGCAATCCAATTTTCAGTTGCATTCCAGGACACAATTTTCAACTCAAGAAAGAAAGTGGTATGTATAAAGGGGACATTTAGTGGCATGTGTGAATTAaaggacaattttttttctattttgatctCAGTATTTACATGACTCAAAAATTGGAAACTTGACTTCATTCAAATAGGAAATTGAATCTGTCACTtttggttagtgttcttgcATTGCAGCTTTGTTGAGCAATATTTTGTTCTTGCATTGCAGCTTTGTTGAGCAATATTTTGCAGCTTTGTTGAGCAATATCCAAATAAAGTTATTAGTGTGGAGTGAAAATAAGGATTATTGTGAATTAATTTATGGTGTGCAACATTGAAATTGATTAAGAAGACGTGAGATatttaatatggaaattacgTACCTTATCGAAGCTTTGTTTGATaacattttgttcttattttctcataACTTTTTGGTGAATTTTTCACCTTCCTTGAAAACACATTTGAATCCTAAgccacattaaaaaaaaacaaatgaagtttgtAAAAACTACCTATTTAGCTTTCTAACTTTTGACATGATTTTTGTCCTTTTGaaaacgttttttttattaaaaaagttggtGAATTATACATGGTAAAAGTAGCGTTTATAAGCTTAATCTAATTTTTGTCATTGCCTGTTGATGTTTTAAAAGGGCTTCTACATACATGTGGAGGCTTTGGTTAGTAGTGAGGGTTGGAATGCTGAATTCCAGGTATATTGTCTTTGGCCTTTTCACTTCTATCACTGTGGgcatttgaaatttatttattttctatttttttttttgtaacctTAACCGAATATCTATGATTGTTGAATACTTATGAGCCAAGTCAATGATATTCCGTAtgtaaattagttaattagtcGTTTGGCATTTAAggatttaattgattttgatcaTTTATTAATGTCAATTTTTGAAATGGGTAATGGATTCTAAGCTCAATATATTATGTTGCCTAAGGtggtttctattttattagttGGTATTGTTGCTCAACACTTATTGGTTTTTTCTACTACCTTTATAGTCCCAGGATGCATCCATTAGTATGTAACATGTGTGAGTGGCACTTGGATATTTGTTAACATATCTACTCTTTAATCTAACTTCATTTCATTATCCATTCGAGACTGTGGAGAGGGAGCatatctaattttctttcttgttctGGAAATTGGCCCAAAGTTACTCATTTGGGAGGATTCtaattttatgaatgataTTTCGCCATATTGTATTTGGATTCAATTCCAATGAtacaaatgttatatttttaggaATATGATTCTTGTATTTCTGTTGGAGAGTCTGTAAGATAACTAATAATACATTAGCTATCTTACTAGTACTTGGAACGATcgtaaaaatttgaaaagatcgGCTCTAAGACCCCTTTTTACCTTCACAATATTTGATGGAGATTTCACACCTCAAAAAACATGCCATCATCTGtatcttttcatttgttgAAAGGTTTGTTGCTGAGGTATTCCATGATTTATGCGAAGAGGTCATTTCAACAGCTGCAAGAGGCCATAGTCTTATGATTCAGGTGCAACAACTTGAGGAAGAGGTTCCTTCAATTGAGAAAGCATTTATGTCCCAGGCAAATCATACATCTTTCTTCACTGGTACAGGTTCGTCCATCAcatatattgttatatttttgccAACAATCATGGTCACAACATTGTTTATATTGATGGATTTGAACAATTAATTTGAGATCATGAACGGGTACAAACAAATGAATTCATGTTCCCTCGTTTtccactttattttttttattattttgaggaATGTGATCTAGGGGCTTAGAAGATTCTAATTTCCAGTCTTCCCTCGTTTCAAACTACTGCTACAAATCGTTCATTTATTTACAtcgtttttataaaaagacatcgtttttataaaaagaatatttatttaaatcatctAGCTACGTGGTTACTGTAATGGCCATTGATTATGGTTATCTTTATATCATGGGGACGCTTGTTACTTCCCAAGTTTGATAGGAAGTTTTGTGGGATGATCCTTTGTGGGATGATTAGGTGAATTGATTTAGGTGTACaatccttttgtttttattgatcTGTGAATTGATTTGCTTTGGAAATGTTCTTTACctctaaaatgatattttgttttcttactagGTTTAGAATAATCCATTGGAGCAGTGAAGCAAACTTGGAGCAATTGATTAATACAAGACTTTTTGTATAGTTGGTAGCAAAATCATGGTTCCAATGCACTTATTTTAGGCTTGTTGGTAACTAAAGATGTcaatgtttattcttttttaatctaaactaccttttaacaaaaaatggttattacTCAGTGGGTGTACTGTATTATTACgtgtatatattaaagtgttgactCTTTGTTTTCATATCAATGTGATTTATTAGAACATTATTGTCATTGACCTGGTTAGTGTACTAGCCGAGTGGCAAGAAGAATAGGAATTGAAGAATAtacgacaaaaaaaaaaatcataatatacaaatttgtgacattttgtAATTGTCGTCAATATCGAAACAATGAcgatttaattttataaaaactgtCATAATTGGCTGATCCTTGACaggaaaaaatgtcataatatatgaattcatGACATTTTTGTAACTGTCGTCAATATTGAAAagatgacatttatttttataaaaactgtCGCGATTAACATATTcttgacaaataaaaaatgtcataataaacgAATTCGTCACATTTTTGTAGCTACCGTTAATATGCAAATGGTGACAGTTATTTtctgtcataaaataaaatatgacagttatttcgtgtcataaaataaaatatggcagttatttgttgtcataaaataaaatatggcagttatttgttgtcataaaataaaatatgacagttatttgttgtcacataatagtaattaatgacatttattttctgtcatgaaaaataattttgtgatagttttttaaaactgtcatGAAAAGACTTTCCACAGCAGACTATACTATAACTTGAAATAATTGTCACAGATTTTGTTTGCGACAGAAAATAAGTGTTGTCGTAgaccatttttgttgtagtgatCTGCCtctttaaaagatttattGCTTTCTCTTGAAAAGCAGTATTCCCCAAACTCTAGATCCAACATCCTTGATTATTTACGAGATGCTCTTTATGTTGAGATAAATACCTTAGGACCAATTATTCCACTCGTATGGGAATTTAATAGAATACTAATCaagtaaacaaaataatagtaatCAAAGTATATGGAACTCCAAATTGGCAAGTCATTACTGTATATTGCAACTGCCAAAGATATTTGTGACACAACCCATACATTGTACTCCAAGCGTGAAAATACCTTTTGGCTTTAAACTTTGCAGAAACGTATCCAAAAACACAAATAGAGGATGATCAAATTGACAtcttattttaacaaaatctcTCTCTTATCTGGTAAGAAATGAATTTgtgcaaaaaaaattgtatggaATTGTCCTAGTGATCATGATGTACAACACTTGAGGATTCAGGAAATATTGACAGGATCTATGACTTTCTTACTGGTCTCCACTCTTAGTTAAGAAAGATCATGGTGTACTTTCTTTGAAACGTTTGATGTTGTACAAGGATGTATACTGAGCCAGAGACCTATTCCCTCTTTTATGGAAGTTTGTTTTGAAGTCCTTTTTGAGGAGGATCGTGAAAGTGCCATGAGTAGTCTTCCAAGCCTTGCTATTGATTTCACTGCCTTCAATGAAGATCCCTGTTTATGATAGTGAAAATAATAGTGGAAAATCGAGCTCGTTTGTGAAAACTACAAGAAATAGTGGAATACAAAGAAGTATAGTGTTGGAAATTGCATGGTTGTTCCTCAAAAGGTAAGAGGAAATCTTCCATTGACAAACAAAACACAGGACGAGCCTATGTGAGTAAGACTGCTAGTTAGACCACTCTTACAACTATTGTTCAGTCAGGTATACCTCAGTCCTTTAGTCTCATTAGTACTAATGGTTGGTGCCACAAATCATTTAACCGATTCCTCTGAACATTTTGTGTCTTGTATTCTTTCTGctggaaatgataaaataagaaTTGCTCGTGGCTTCTTTTCTCTCATTGCCAAGAAAGGACAATCTTCTCCTTTTGTTGGATTATCATTACACAATGTGTCGCATTGTCACATGAACTCCCAGATCACTTACTCTCGATCGTCCAAGGAGACGGCGTGGTGTCAACTGATATTGTTCCCTCTTGAACGACAATAGCTAACCCTTAATTTCTAACCCTTAAATCATTTGTAAGTAAAACGATTTAataatctcaacaattttaataaaatatttaataaccAAATATTCATGAAAACCTTAAAACAACCCACacttttttctaactttagCAAAGTGACTCAGTTTatcttaacaaatttttttcgcaattaaattctaatttgcTTGCCAATAGTAAGTCTAGCACTCTGAGTTGCGCAATCTGTATctggaaggaaagaaaacattttgaaatggtAAGTCAAAATACTTAGTGAGTATacattgattttaattttgtgagtATACATTTCGAAAATTAttctcttactgagtatgcATTTGGAAGTGGTAAGTcaactatttatgaaaataattatttctcttACTATCTATACATTGATTTTCATCTATatcacaaaattatttatctttatcaACAAGAACCTTgtcacttgaattttcaagtttGGCATTGAACTCAATGTGTGTATCAGCGTGACAACATCCTAGCATACTTCTTTCAACTAATAAATCGATGGTGTACTTTCTTTGGGACACTGAGATACCTTCTCTAGATCTACCAACATCATCCTTAGTTGTCTTAAAGACTTATTATCCTACATCCTACTGGACCTGACAACATCATCCTTAGTTGTCTTAAAGACTTATTATTAGAGTGGAAGTTCTCCCTTAAAAACAACCACGAGTCCTTTCAACATGCTTtttcctcactcacatgcattCTAAGGAAATTCCCAGGaggtcacccaacatagaaGAGCTCCAAGTTAAGCACACTTAACTTTGAAGTTCCTTTGATCGAGCTACCAAAGCAGGAGGTTCGTCATATTGGTATAGgtagtaacattttaattcttttaaatctttcttAAGATTACTTTAATGTTCTCAAGATCCCTCTCATACATATGTGATATCATTTCATTCATGTCCCTCTCTTAAACTCGGGGCATTACATTCTCCAAGTTCTTTCCAAAAACCAACACGAGTTTTTTTAGCATGTTTTGTCCTTATTCACATACATACTAAGAAAATTTCCAAGAGGTCACATAACATAGAATTACTTCAAGCTAAACacacttaaatttaaaattcctATGATTGAGTTACCGAAAAGGcgttggatcggtatggcaaccctagaggggggtgaatagggtttaaataaactttttgacaaataaaaagtaaaatcaactaattagatattttctaaaatttaaataaagaactttgtaaactttgttaaataacaagattgataaaaagatatgaatggaagtatgcaatcaaactcaaccaataagaatatgtaactaaaattaaattaaaaaataattagaaaagagttagagaagaagacaccgtaattttatagtggttcggttaaactcaacctacatccactttcccaagcacctcttgggattttgattgaaaatcttctttggactctttccacggatttgagccgaaccgattcttgctcctttttcgggttcaagagcaaacccgatcctttccacgggttaggatccaaccgttacaatatgttgaagtttttaaatcacacaaaagaaaactctctaaaagagtgagtatacaatttgaagctcacaaatttaatcctcataatacaataagaagctctcaagaataagatgaaaagaataaaaattggaagctttagagagaataacaatgttggctttttgcactttttgaggattgtaaagatgtttttgatcttgtgtaaatgtgaagtatttaaaaagaggaaagataaattcaaaatcatttgggtcattagatataagtaaaagaaaaatgaatggttgagatttaaacttaattagccttagatacaatacaaataataatataataatatgtcttttcaaaatacttggtttaaaaagaaatgaataaagcaacttcaccatcttttaaaaaactagccgttagacacaagaaaaaaataataatattaaaatcattttctttttaaattcattttctttataaaagccaataaaacataacaaaaagccacatttgttactccttcattgctccaagtggctttctctaattggttcaaattgaat of the Cucumis sativus cultivar 9930 chromosome 3, Cucumber_9930_V3, whole genome shotgun sequence genome contains:
- the LOC101217758 gene encoding MLP-like protein 34 is translated as MAQIAKIAEKVQLKSSGEKFFEFFKNKMDYFPRMFAGNVESYKFVEGNSFTHGSVSIWKYDIGFGRAVEVKMKLLVDEANKTIIYECLEGDLFKDFDMFKVKIEVTDGGSSGNSSVNWCLEFVKSNENVAPPNDYLQFGVKICKDVDAYLSNN